Proteins from one Dromiciops gliroides isolate mDroGli1 chromosome 6, mDroGli1.pri, whole genome shotgun sequence genomic window:
- the KDR gene encoding vascular endothelial growth factor receptor 2 isoform X1: MENVPMLQVLLWLIGKSLTVSGLPTVSPDPPILSPQKDILTVIANSSLQITCRGQRDLDWLWPNNQGSSDNRVMVTDCWDGPFCKTLTVQKVIGNDTGAYKCLYRDNDVSSSIYVYVQDYRSPFISSVSDQHGVIYITENKNKTVVIPCLSSISNLNVSLYAKYPEKRFVPDGEKVFWDSKKGFTLPSYMISYAGMVFCEAKINDESYQSLIYIVAVVGYRIYELALNPSHSVELAVGEKLVLNCTARTELNVGIHFHWEHPSLKPEIRDLKSHFGSEPKKFLSILTIEHVTRSDQGWYICEASSGLMTKKNSTYVTVHEKPFVAFHSGMESLVEAKLGERVRIPVKYVGYPPPEIKWYKNGKAIESNHTMKVGHALIITEASEKDAGNYTVLLTNPITKARQSHVVSLVVNVPPQIGEKSLIAPVDSYHYGSMQTLTCTVYAVPPPLNIHWYWQLEEACTYNPGQAGLVTNPYTCKEWKNMEDLNGGNPVELTKNQFVMIDEKNKTVSTLVIQAANVSSLYKCEAVNKVGQSERIISFHVTRGLEINFQPGNQPTEQENVTLWCTAEKYTFENLTWYKISPRASQDHLGELPMPVCKSLDALLKMNATMLSNSTSDIVTLELRNISLQDQGDYVCLAQDKKTKKRHCVVRRLTVQERVAPVITGNLENQTTNIGETIEVSCSASGIPPPQITWFKDNETLVEDSGIVLKDGNRNLTIRRVRKEDGGLYTCHACNVLGCVKAETLILVEGAQEKTNLELIILVGTAVIAMFFWLLLVIILRTIKRANGGELKTGYLSIIMDPDELPLDEHCERLPYDASKWEFPRDRLKLGKPLGRGAFGQVMEADAFGIDKTATCRTVAVKMLKEGATQSEHRALMSELKILIHIGHHLNVVNLLGACTKPGGPLMVIVEYCKFGNLSTYLRSKRDEFVPYKTKSSRFRQGKDNYVGEIPVDPKRRLDSITSSQSSASSGFVEEKSLSDVEEEEAPEDLCKNSLSLEHLICYSFQVAKGMEFLASRKCIHRDLAARNILLADKNVVKICDFGLARDIYKDPDYVRKGDARLPLKWMAPETIFDRVYTIQSDVWSFGILLWEIFSLGASPYPGVKIDEEFCRRLKEGTRMRAPEYTTPEMYQTMLDCWHGEPKQRPTFSELVEHLGNLLQASAQQDGKDYIVLPISESLSMEEDSGLSLPTSPVSCMEEEEVCDPKFHYDNPAGISQYLQSSKRKSRSVSVKTFEDIPLEPEIKVIPDDSQTDSGMVLASEELKTLEARPQLVPPFSALMPSKSKESVTSEASNQTSGYQSGYHSDDTDTTAYLSEETELLNPGESEPQSCSTHTLQPDSWMPLNSPPV, translated from the exons gggCCAGAGAGACTTAGACTGGCTATGGCCCAACAATCAGGGCAGTTCTGATAATCGCGTAATGGTGACTGATTGCTGGGACGGTCCCTTTTGTAAGACACTCACAGTTCAAAAAGTGATAGGAAATGATACTGGAGCCTACAAGTGCCTTTACCGAGACAACGATGTGAGCTCAAGCATTTATGTCTATGTTCAAG ATTACAGATCTCCATTTATTTCATCAGTAAGTGATCAACATGGTGTCATATAcatcacagaaaacaaaaacaaaacagtcgtAATCCCGTGCCTCAGTTCCATCTCAAACCTCAATGTGTCACTTTATGCA AAGTATCCAGAAAAGAGGTTTGTTCCTGATGGTGAAAAAGTTTTCTGGGATAGCAAGAAAGGCTTCACTCTTCCCAGCTACATGATAAGTTATGCAGGCATGGTCTTCTGTGAGGCAAAGATCAATGATGAAAGCTACCAGTCTCTTATCTACATAGTTGCGGTTGTTG GGTACAGGATTTATGAGTTGGCTCTGAATCCCTCTCACAGTGTGGAACTGGCTGTTGGGGAAAAGCTCGTTCTGAATTGCACAGCAAGGACAGAACTCAATGTGGGGATTCATTTTCATTGGGAGCATCCTTCTTTGAAG CCTGAAATACGGGATCTGAAATCTCACTTCGGAAGTGAACCTAAGAAATTTTTAAGCATCTTGACTATAGAGCATGTAACCCGGAGTGATCAGGGCTGGTACATCTGTGAAGCATCTAGTGGGCTGATGACCAAGAAAAACAGCACATATGTCACTGTCCATG AAAAGCCTTTTGTTGCCTTTCATAGTGGAATGGAATCTTTGGTGGAAGCCAAGTTGGGTGAACGGGTTAGAATCCCTGTGAAGTATGTGGGCTATCCACCACCCGAAATAAAGTG GTACAAAAATGGAAAAGCCATTGAAAGCAATCATACAATGAAGGTTGGCCATGCTCTGATAATTACAGAAGCAAGTGAAAAGGATGCAGGAAATTACACCGTTCTCCTCACCAACCCCATCACAAAGGCGAGACAGAGCCATGTGGTCTCTCTGGTGGTGAATG TTCCACCCCAGATTGGTGAGAAATCTCTAATTGCTCCTGTGGATTCCTACCACTACGGCTCAATGCAAACCTTGACGTGCACTGTTTATGCAGTTCCTCCACCACTTAATATCCACTGGTATTGGCAGTTGGAAGAAGCATGTACTTATAATCCTGG GCAAGCTGGCTTAGTGACAAACCCCTACACCTGCAAAGAGTGGAAAAACATGGAGGATCTAAATGGGGGAAATCCCGTTGAATTAACCAAGAATCAATTTGTCATGATcgatgaaaaaaacaaa ACTGTAAGCACCCTTGTGATTCAAGCAGCAAATGTGTCATCCCTGTATAAATGTGAAGCTGTCAACAAAGTAGGACAAAGTGAGAGGATTATCTCCTTCCATGTGACAA GAGGTCTTGAAATTAATTTTCAACCTGGCAATCAGCCCACAGAGCAGGAGAATGTGACTTTGTGGTGCACTGCAGAAAAATACACATTTGAGAACCTCACCTGGTACAAAATCAGCCCAAGGGCTTCTCAGGACCACCTAGGAGAGCTGCCCATGCCTGTCTGCAAGAGCTTGGATGCCCTTCTGAAAATGAACGCCACGATGCTCTCCAATAGCACAAGTGACATTGTGACCTTGGAGTTGCGGAATATATCACTGCAAGACCAGGGAGACTATGTCTGCTTGGCTCAGGACAAGAAGACTAAGAAAAGACACTGTGTGGTCAGGCGTCTTACTGTGCAAG AGCGTGTAGCACCCGTGATCACAGGAAATTTGGAGAACCAGACAACAAACATTGGCGAAACTATTGAAGTCTCTTGCTCAGCCTCTGGAATTCCTCCTCCACAGATTACGTGGTTTAAAGATAATGAAACACTTGTTGAGGACTCAG GAATTGTATTAAAAGATGGAAACAGAAACCTAACTATCCGCCGGGTAAGGAAAGAAGATGGAGGTCTCTACACCTGCCATGCCTGTAATGTCCTTGGATGTGTAAAAGCAGAGACCCTCATCCTGGTAGAAG gtgctCAGGAAAAGACAAACCTAGAGCTCATTATTCTGGTTGGCACAGCGGTGATTGCCATGTTCTTTTGGCTGCTTCTTGTCATCATCCTCCGGACCATTAAACGG GCCAATGGAGGGGAACTAAAGACTGGATATTTGTCCATCATTATGGATCCTGACGAGCTTCCCTTAGATGAACACTGTGAGCGCCTTCCCTATGATGCTAGCAAGTGGGAATTCCCCAGAGACCGACTGAAGCTAG GCAAACCTCTTGGTCGTGGTGCCTTTGGCCAAGTAATGGAGGCTGACGCCTTTGGAATCGATAAGACAGCAACGTGTAGGACTGTCGCCGTCAAAATGTTAAAAG AGGGAGCAACGCAGAGTGAACATCGAGCCCTCATGTCTGAGCTAAAGATCCTCATTCATATTGGCCACCATCTCAATGTGGTCAATCTTCTTGGTGCTTGTACCAAGCCAGGAG GGCCACTCATGGTGATTGTAGAATACTGCAAGTTTGGAAACCTGTCAACTTACTTAAGGAGCAAGAGGGATGAATTTGTCCCCTACAAG ACCAAAAGTTCACGGTTCCGACAGGGAAAGGACAACTATGTGGGGGAAATCCCTGTGGACCCCAAACGCCGATTGGACAGCATCACCAGTAGTCAGAGCTCAGCGAGTTCGGGATTTGTGGAGGAGAAATCCCTTAGTgatgtggaggaggaggaag CCCCTGAAGACCTGTGCAAAAACTCTTTAAGCTTGGAGCATCTTATCTGTTACAGCTTCCAGGTGGCCAAGGGCATGGAATTTTTGGCATCACGCAAA TGTATCCACCGGGATTTAGCAGCTCGAAACATCCTCTTGGCAGATAAAAACGTGGTCAAAATCTGCGACTTTGGCTTGGCCCGGGACATTTACAAAGACCCAGATTATGTCCGGAAAGGAGAT GCTCGACTCCCTTTGAAATGGATGGCCCCCGAAACCATTTTTGATAGAGTGTACACGATTCAGAGTGACGTgtggtcctttggaattttgctctgggaaatattttctttag GTGCCTCCCCATATCCTGGGGTAAAAATCGATGAGGAATTTTGCAGACGATTGAAAGAAGGAACCCGAATGAGGGCCCCTGAGTATACTACCCCTGAAAT GTACCAAACCATGCTAGACTGCTGGCATGGAGAGCCCAAGCAGAGACCCACATTTTCAGAACTAGTGGAGCATTTGGGAAATTTGCTACAGGCCAGTGCTCAACAG GATGGTAAAGACTACATTGTCCTTCCTATATCTGAGTCGTTGAGCATGGAAGAGGATTCTGGACTCTCTTTGCCGACCTCACCTGTTTCCTGtatggaggaagaggaagtgtGTGATCCTAAATTCCATTATGACAACCCAGCAGGAATTAG CCAGTATCTGCAAAGCAGCAAGAGGAAAAGCCGATCAGTGAGTGTAAAAACATTCGAAGATATCCCATTGGAACCAGAAATAAAAGTAATCCCAGAT GACAGTCAGACCGACAGTGGGATGGTTCTTGCATCAGAAGAACTGAAGACACTGGAAGCCAGACCCCAACTAGTGCCACCATTTAG
- the KDR gene encoding vascular endothelial growth factor receptor 2 isoform X2 — MENVPMLQVLLWLIGKSLTVSGLPTVSPDPPILSPQKDILTVIANSSLQITCRGQRDLDWLWPNNQGSSDNRVMVTDCWDGPFCKTLTVQKVIGNDTGAYKCLYRDNDVSSSIYVYVQDYRSPFISSVSDQHGVIYITENKNKTVVIPCLSSISNLNVSLYAKYPEKRFVPDGEKVFWDSKKGFTLPSYMISYAGMVFCEAKINDESYQSLIYIVAVVGYRIYELALNPSHSVELAVGEKLVLNCTARTELNVGIHFHWEHPSLKPEIRDLKSHFGSEPKKFLSILTIEHVTRSDQGWYICEASSGLMTKKNSTYVTVHEKPFVAFHSGMESLVEAKLGERVRIPVKYVGYPPPEIKWYKNGKAIESNHTMKVGHALIITEASEKDAGNYTVLLTNPITKARQSHVVSLVVNVPPQIGEKSLIAPVDSYHYGSMQTLTCTVYAVPPPLNIHWYWQLEEACTYNPGQAGLVTNPYTCKEWKNMEDLNGGNPVELTKNQFVMIDEKNKTVSTLVIQAANVSSLYKCEAVNKVGQSERIISFHVTRGLEINFQPGNQPTEQENVTLWCTAEKYTFENLTWYKISPRASQDHLGELPMPVCKSLDALLKMNATMLSNSTSDIVTLELRNISLQDQGDYVCLAQDKKTKKRHCVVRRLTVQERVAPVITGNLENQTTNIGETIEVSCSASGIPPPQITWFKDNETLVEDSGIVLKDGNRNLTIRRVRKEDGGLYTCHACNVLGCVKAETLILVEGAQEKTNLELIILVGTAVIAMFFWLLLVIILRTIKRANGGELKTGYLSIIMDPDELPLDEHCERLPYDASKWEFPRDRLKLGKPLGRGAFGQVMEADAFGIDKTATCRTVAVKMLKEGATQSEHRALMSELKILIHIGHHLNVVNLLGACTKPGGPLMVIVEYCKFGNLSTYLRSKRDEFVPYKTKSSRFRQGKDNYVGEIPVDPKRRLDSITSSQSSASSGFVEEKSLSDVEEEEAPEDLCKNSLSLEHLICYSFQVAKGMEFLASRKCIHRDLAARNILLADKNVVKICDFGLARDIYKDPDYVRKGDARLPLKWMAPETIFDRVYTIQSDVWSFGILLWEIFSLGASPYPGVKIDEEFCRRLKEGTRMRAPEYTTPEMYQTMLDCWHGEPKQRPTFSELVEHLGNLLQASAQQDGKDYIVLPISESLSMEEDSGLSLPTSPVSCMEEEEVCDPKFHYDNPAGISQYLQSSKRKSRSVSVKTFEDIPLEPEIKVIPDCTNAQ, encoded by the exons gggCCAGAGAGACTTAGACTGGCTATGGCCCAACAATCAGGGCAGTTCTGATAATCGCGTAATGGTGACTGATTGCTGGGACGGTCCCTTTTGTAAGACACTCACAGTTCAAAAAGTGATAGGAAATGATACTGGAGCCTACAAGTGCCTTTACCGAGACAACGATGTGAGCTCAAGCATTTATGTCTATGTTCAAG ATTACAGATCTCCATTTATTTCATCAGTAAGTGATCAACATGGTGTCATATAcatcacagaaaacaaaaacaaaacagtcgtAATCCCGTGCCTCAGTTCCATCTCAAACCTCAATGTGTCACTTTATGCA AAGTATCCAGAAAAGAGGTTTGTTCCTGATGGTGAAAAAGTTTTCTGGGATAGCAAGAAAGGCTTCACTCTTCCCAGCTACATGATAAGTTATGCAGGCATGGTCTTCTGTGAGGCAAAGATCAATGATGAAAGCTACCAGTCTCTTATCTACATAGTTGCGGTTGTTG GGTACAGGATTTATGAGTTGGCTCTGAATCCCTCTCACAGTGTGGAACTGGCTGTTGGGGAAAAGCTCGTTCTGAATTGCACAGCAAGGACAGAACTCAATGTGGGGATTCATTTTCATTGGGAGCATCCTTCTTTGAAG CCTGAAATACGGGATCTGAAATCTCACTTCGGAAGTGAACCTAAGAAATTTTTAAGCATCTTGACTATAGAGCATGTAACCCGGAGTGATCAGGGCTGGTACATCTGTGAAGCATCTAGTGGGCTGATGACCAAGAAAAACAGCACATATGTCACTGTCCATG AAAAGCCTTTTGTTGCCTTTCATAGTGGAATGGAATCTTTGGTGGAAGCCAAGTTGGGTGAACGGGTTAGAATCCCTGTGAAGTATGTGGGCTATCCACCACCCGAAATAAAGTG GTACAAAAATGGAAAAGCCATTGAAAGCAATCATACAATGAAGGTTGGCCATGCTCTGATAATTACAGAAGCAAGTGAAAAGGATGCAGGAAATTACACCGTTCTCCTCACCAACCCCATCACAAAGGCGAGACAGAGCCATGTGGTCTCTCTGGTGGTGAATG TTCCACCCCAGATTGGTGAGAAATCTCTAATTGCTCCTGTGGATTCCTACCACTACGGCTCAATGCAAACCTTGACGTGCACTGTTTATGCAGTTCCTCCACCACTTAATATCCACTGGTATTGGCAGTTGGAAGAAGCATGTACTTATAATCCTGG GCAAGCTGGCTTAGTGACAAACCCCTACACCTGCAAAGAGTGGAAAAACATGGAGGATCTAAATGGGGGAAATCCCGTTGAATTAACCAAGAATCAATTTGTCATGATcgatgaaaaaaacaaa ACTGTAAGCACCCTTGTGATTCAAGCAGCAAATGTGTCATCCCTGTATAAATGTGAAGCTGTCAACAAAGTAGGACAAAGTGAGAGGATTATCTCCTTCCATGTGACAA GAGGTCTTGAAATTAATTTTCAACCTGGCAATCAGCCCACAGAGCAGGAGAATGTGACTTTGTGGTGCACTGCAGAAAAATACACATTTGAGAACCTCACCTGGTACAAAATCAGCCCAAGGGCTTCTCAGGACCACCTAGGAGAGCTGCCCATGCCTGTCTGCAAGAGCTTGGATGCCCTTCTGAAAATGAACGCCACGATGCTCTCCAATAGCACAAGTGACATTGTGACCTTGGAGTTGCGGAATATATCACTGCAAGACCAGGGAGACTATGTCTGCTTGGCTCAGGACAAGAAGACTAAGAAAAGACACTGTGTGGTCAGGCGTCTTACTGTGCAAG AGCGTGTAGCACCCGTGATCACAGGAAATTTGGAGAACCAGACAACAAACATTGGCGAAACTATTGAAGTCTCTTGCTCAGCCTCTGGAATTCCTCCTCCACAGATTACGTGGTTTAAAGATAATGAAACACTTGTTGAGGACTCAG GAATTGTATTAAAAGATGGAAACAGAAACCTAACTATCCGCCGGGTAAGGAAAGAAGATGGAGGTCTCTACACCTGCCATGCCTGTAATGTCCTTGGATGTGTAAAAGCAGAGACCCTCATCCTGGTAGAAG gtgctCAGGAAAAGACAAACCTAGAGCTCATTATTCTGGTTGGCACAGCGGTGATTGCCATGTTCTTTTGGCTGCTTCTTGTCATCATCCTCCGGACCATTAAACGG GCCAATGGAGGGGAACTAAAGACTGGATATTTGTCCATCATTATGGATCCTGACGAGCTTCCCTTAGATGAACACTGTGAGCGCCTTCCCTATGATGCTAGCAAGTGGGAATTCCCCAGAGACCGACTGAAGCTAG GCAAACCTCTTGGTCGTGGTGCCTTTGGCCAAGTAATGGAGGCTGACGCCTTTGGAATCGATAAGACAGCAACGTGTAGGACTGTCGCCGTCAAAATGTTAAAAG AGGGAGCAACGCAGAGTGAACATCGAGCCCTCATGTCTGAGCTAAAGATCCTCATTCATATTGGCCACCATCTCAATGTGGTCAATCTTCTTGGTGCTTGTACCAAGCCAGGAG GGCCACTCATGGTGATTGTAGAATACTGCAAGTTTGGAAACCTGTCAACTTACTTAAGGAGCAAGAGGGATGAATTTGTCCCCTACAAG ACCAAAAGTTCACGGTTCCGACAGGGAAAGGACAACTATGTGGGGGAAATCCCTGTGGACCCCAAACGCCGATTGGACAGCATCACCAGTAGTCAGAGCTCAGCGAGTTCGGGATTTGTGGAGGAGAAATCCCTTAGTgatgtggaggaggaggaag CCCCTGAAGACCTGTGCAAAAACTCTTTAAGCTTGGAGCATCTTATCTGTTACAGCTTCCAGGTGGCCAAGGGCATGGAATTTTTGGCATCACGCAAA TGTATCCACCGGGATTTAGCAGCTCGAAACATCCTCTTGGCAGATAAAAACGTGGTCAAAATCTGCGACTTTGGCTTGGCCCGGGACATTTACAAAGACCCAGATTATGTCCGGAAAGGAGAT GCTCGACTCCCTTTGAAATGGATGGCCCCCGAAACCATTTTTGATAGAGTGTACACGATTCAGAGTGACGTgtggtcctttggaattttgctctgggaaatattttctttag GTGCCTCCCCATATCCTGGGGTAAAAATCGATGAGGAATTTTGCAGACGATTGAAAGAAGGAACCCGAATGAGGGCCCCTGAGTATACTACCCCTGAAAT GTACCAAACCATGCTAGACTGCTGGCATGGAGAGCCCAAGCAGAGACCCACATTTTCAGAACTAGTGGAGCATTTGGGAAATTTGCTACAGGCCAGTGCTCAACAG GATGGTAAAGACTACATTGTCCTTCCTATATCTGAGTCGTTGAGCATGGAAGAGGATTCTGGACTCTCTTTGCCGACCTCACCTGTTTCCTGtatggaggaagaggaagtgtGTGATCCTAAATTCCATTATGACAACCCAGCAGGAATTAG CCAGTATCTGCAAAGCAGCAAGAGGAAAAGCCGATCAGTGAGTGTAAAAACATTCGAAGATATCCCATTGGAACCAGAAATAAAAGTAATCCCAGAT